From a region of the Neobacillus niacini genome:
- a CDS encoding glycosyltransferase family 2 protein, producing MYSLIIVDYNTVEKTIEYIRQCKQKLFHEDGIHTIIIENGDQANAEDLLKSEFGKAKTYYSNSAKISVLTFENNEIMFCRTGKNLGYAKGNNLGVVLATEFYEDSYYILSNNDLIIEEKLDLVNITKLFDSMANCAVIGPKIISPQGQCQSPHKVKSAVSRLILYYWNMLLKIPYSDVDYTNESKNCCWVTGCFMFIRANAFKNAGMFDENTFLYAEEIILSERLVKCGYTTYFLDDLTIIHDHGQTVKKAMSALKGIECSFESNLYYYEEYKKCSRIVLTLAKINFLLFKKIFLIRHRIVEFIRRR from the coding sequence ATGTATTCATTAATAATCGTTGATTACAATACAGTAGAAAAAACCATTGAATACATTCGGCAGTGCAAGCAGAAACTGTTTCATGAGGATGGTATCCATACAATCATTATAGAGAATGGGGACCAGGCCAATGCCGAGGATTTGCTGAAGAGTGAATTCGGCAAGGCGAAGACTTATTACTCTAATAGTGCCAAAATTAGTGTACTAACTTTTGAAAACAACGAAATAATGTTTTGCCGCACCGGTAAAAATCTTGGATACGCTAAAGGAAATAATCTAGGAGTAGTATTGGCAACGGAATTTTATGAGGACTCATATTATATCTTAAGTAATAATGACCTAATCATTGAAGAAAAACTGGATTTAGTTAATATTACAAAACTCTTTGATAGCATGGCGAATTGTGCGGTAATTGGTCCTAAAATTATAAGTCCTCAAGGGCAATGCCAAAGTCCACATAAAGTGAAAAGTGCTGTATCTAGGTTGATATTATATTATTGGAATATGCTGTTAAAAATTCCGTATTCTGATGTAGACTATACAAACGAAAGTAAAAATTGTTGTTGGGTAACTGGCTGTTTTATGTTTATTCGTGCTAATGCTTTTAAGAATGCCGGAATGTTCGATGAAAACACTTTTTTGTATGCTGAAGAAATTATACTTAGTGAGAGATTGGTAAAATGCGGTTATACCACATATTTCTTGGATGATTTGACTATTATCCATGATCATGGGCAGACAGTTAAGAAGGCAATGTCAGCACTGAAGGGAATTGAATGCTCTTTCGAGTCTAATTTATATTATTATGAAGAGTATAAAAAGTGCTCGAGAATAGTGCTGACTCTTGCAAAAATTAACTTTCTCTTATTTAAAAAAATATTTTTAATTAGGCATCGTATAGTGGAATTTATACGGAGGAGATGA
- the rfbC gene encoding dTDP-4-dehydrorhamnose 3,5-epimerase, with protein sequence MNVIETYIQGVKIIEPKVFGDHRGWFMETYSGAMFEEAGIDIKFVQDNQSFSATKGTLRGLHYQLNPKAQTKLVRCTKGAIFDVAVDIRKGSPTFSKWFGIELSADNKKQLLVPKGFAHGFITLTDDVEVQYKVDELYAPECDRGILWSDPQIGVEWPIDISPVLSAKDEKAPLLVNAENNFTYGD encoded by the coding sequence ATGAACGTAATAGAAACTTATATACAGGGAGTAAAGATAATTGAGCCGAAGGTATTCGGAGATCATCGTGGATGGTTTATGGAAACCTATAGCGGTGCAATGTTTGAAGAAGCAGGAATAGATATAAAGTTTGTTCAAGATAATCAATCGTTTTCTGCAACTAAAGGAACATTACGAGGGTTGCATTATCAATTAAACCCCAAAGCACAAACTAAGCTCGTTAGATGTACAAAGGGAGCAATCTTTGATGTAGCTGTAGATATAAGAAAAGGCAGCCCTACTTTCAGTAAATGGTTCGGAATTGAATTAAGTGCAGATAATAAAAAACAATTACTAGTACCTAAAGGATTTGCACACGGTTTTATAACGCTTACAGATGATGTTGAAGTTCAATATAAAGTGGACGAGCTCTATGCGCCTGAATGTGACAGAGGTATTCTTTGGAGTGATCCTCAAATTGGTGTTGAGTGGCCAATTGATATTTCACCTGTTTTATCTGCAAAAGACGAGAAAGCACCATTATTGGTTAATGCAGAAAATAATTTTACTTATGGAGATTAG